aaagcatccttgttaagtcgaaagttttttttgaacctaaataagaaaataagtcattaaactttaccacttttaagttcaatttcttacaattcgtcactcatttcaaatggattacacaaatttcgcaatatttgcctttccattctcgcctggcagttttcgtatgcgttgctttccaactccataaataatgccgcggctattgattccattatagacagctataatttgtgtctgttcgttgggtccagttatatgccaaagcaagctgccggcgtagaggaaggtgaagcgaaaacgtaaacaatccttgcggaaagaataaataaacctttataaagtattttaggccagtgcaatgaaattagcatctttaaaattcagaaaatgtcaactatattcgtgcaggaatccgtttaacaaaacttggtggccacggcagggaattggccaaaagaacgacaaaaacacacttacaattatgaaagcacttcactcaaaaaaatataacactgcggcaatattttctattgcttttttttgtacaaaatggcgtggataataaaatataaacgtttttttagcattttttacaaattttctttaatttattttgttccaatgttcacacattccgtaccaacagctgatttcgaaaaatcatttggtcttcctcttctctttacgattccgtcgtaatgcagaataccaaacttcgattaaagcggagcgtagaacgggaacgtaatcgaaatgcagaatagcgGTGATTATGTCAAtagttatatcaccaacatacaaAAGCCAATAAATAaaattctgaaagtagcgaaaaacTACGTTGACCTCTAGCCTctagtttttttgtttgttttcatagGACACGATGAGGCACCCTTGTACAGCTTTACAAAAGTGTTGAAGCGGGCGTGCTGTGTTCCAAGTTGTCAGCCTACGGAGGGAGTAAAGGTTTTTGAGTTCCCAAAATCCGAGACTGAACGCAATACCTGGGCTTTGGCATGCAACTTAAATTTGTCagaaattgcaaataaaacaCTACATTTGCGAGCGTCATTTTAAGCGTAGGCATGTGTCAACCAAACGGCTTTTGAACGGTGCTTTTCCGACATTCCATCTAGGGGTAGAAAATAATGAGGCGATTGTTGCAAGCGAGGCTTCTAGCCATCCCTTGTCGCCTAATGATTTAACCCTAGAGGAGTTTCAGCGTTTTTCTGATTTGGAATATAACCGGCAACGTTACGATATACCCTACAGCTATGAAGGTCTCGACGAAGGACTTGAATTGGTTTGTGACCATGAGAAATTTGAAAAGCAGGCTCAGGGTTATCGTAACATTATCCGAGAAAAAGACAATATAATCACAAGTCTTAATAAAGACATTCTagaaataaaagctaaaattgaaaaaatggaaaatgccTGTATAATTCCTTCAATAAATGCTAGTCCTGATGCTGTGACATTTGCCAAAATGATCGTCAAGTCGAAGCATACTCGGTATTCACCTGAGGAGAAAACATTGGCACAAAACGTCCAATACATGTCCTCTAAAGCATATGGGCTCTTGATTGACGATTTGGGCTTTCGACTGCCTCATAAAAAATCTTTACTGCGATATCGACCGATACCATATGTCCGCCCGGCCATTGATAATAATATTATaactaatttaaaagaaatgacaAAGACAATGTCAAAAAATAAAGAATATGTGAGATTTTGTTTGATGAGGTTGCCATTAAAAAAGAtctcatatttaataataaagaagATATTTTTGAAGGCTACGTTGATAGCGGCAATGGTAAACGTAAAAATTTAATCGCAGACAAGTGCCTATTTTTTATGGTAAAAGGTATTTGCAGTTCGTGGAAGTACATTTTATCATATTACGTAGTGCATACCTCTGACAAGGATTATAATCTTTTAGATAAAATTAAGGAAAATATAGATGTCGCAGAAAAGATTGGTCTTAATGTTAAAGCTATTTTATGCGATCAAGGTTCATCCAACCAGAAAGCATTTAAAGAGCTTAACATAAATCAGTCCAATTCTACATGGATTTACAATGGGCAAAAGATACATGTTATGTATGATTATTGCCACTTAATCAAATCTAttagaaataactttttaaataatacAGTACTTCATACACCTGATGGACCTGTAATGCATGCCGTTGTAGAGAAACTTTACAATATAGATTAAaaaaatgagaattttaaaatatgcCCCAAGTTAACCAGATCCCATGTGCATCCGAGTTCCTTCGAAAGGACGAGTGTATCCAGAGCTACGCAACTATTGAGCAATTCGGTGGCAGCCGGGATCTAAATGTTGAGTGAAAATAATATGCTTGGAAATGAACGGCTTATTTTGAAGAGTGCGAAACCAACTCAACTCTTCATCAAAAGAATGAATGATTTATTCGATGAGCTCGATTCAAAGTATATTGGCCACAAAAATCCCTTGAAATGGCCTCTGAAAAGAGGTGATGTGGATAAAATTGCTCGCATTAAAGATCACATAGCTTACTTCGAACGACTTATCTCAATGCACACGCGGAAATTGCAATGCTTTGAGGGTGTTATTTTAACACTAAAATCTATGTTAAATTTATGCgaagatatttttgaaaataatagtGACATTGATTTCGTCATTTTGGGAAAGTTAAATCAGGATGCGCTAGAGAATTTCTTCTATAAGTTACGCGCGAGTCAAGGTGTCAATTGCCACCCAACAGCTAACGAAGTACAGTACATTGTCGCAAGACTGATGTCAATGCAAATTTTACGACACCGGTTCAAGGACAAGGGCAGTAACTGCGAGGATGACGATGATGTGTTTCTCGATTGGGTCGAGAACAAACATCCTCTGAAAGTTACTGGTCAAATCCTTATGGACAATGATATTGATGAAGATCCAGATGACAAACGAGCAACAGAGGATGAAGATCAAGTAGTAGACTATCCCGACACAGAAATAGCCGTTTGTGAAAACACTGGAAAACGAATCGCGGAAGAAGATCCTTTTGAGGGCATTCCCGATGAAATAATTTTAGAAGAAACTCCGAAAAGACGGAGGAGATTGGATAGTTATATTGATGTATATCCAGAGGACAAACGAGCGACAGAGGATGAAGATCAGGTGGCAGACTATCCCTACAAAGAAACAGCCGTTTGTAGTAGCACAGGAGAAAAAGTCGTGGAAGAAAATCCCTTTGAAGACATTCCTGATGAAATCTTTTTAGAAGAAATTCCGGAGAGGCCTGGAGAGCTCCAGGTACAACGTTATTATACGGGCTATTCGATGCATAACCAGTTTAGGAATAAgataaattgcgaaaaatgcaTAGAATTAATGTCCAAGAAAACCATTGATTTGGCGAATACATCTGAGGCCCTTATAATAGCGAAAAATTATAAAGCGCAAGATGACCTACGTTTAATGAACCCAGATGATGACTTTTTTGAGATAAGTCGTTTGCACATGAAATGGTACATGGAAATGTTTAGCATCAGCAATCACAAACCGGGTATAAAGAAAACAATTATGGACTATATTCGAAGTAAAAGCGATAGGTATTTTCCATTTTGGTTTAATAAAGCTGACGAATGCGCGGAACACCGCTTACAACTGTTGTATTTCATGGTAACAACTTTATTGTACAAAAATGCGAAATGGTCAGCACGTAGAGTGGAAGCTCAATTGAAAAGAACAAAATATTTAGCAAAGAAAAAAAAGCACAGTAGTTAAGCTGCAGCCACAGTAAAGGTTTTACGGGCATCTTTGGTCTTGGGTAACTTCCCACCTAATGAAAGAACAACCAaggtaatgaataaaaattttaaaatgtacaaAAGCATATAGTTCAACTTTCCTTTttactttctttcttttcagctttcatttacatacatacatacgtatataaaagtatttatttccaTGTCCTAGGGCTTAC
The Eurosta solidaginis isolate ZX-2024a chromosome 5, ASM4086904v1, whole genome shotgun sequence DNA segment above includes these coding regions:
- the LOC137251924 gene encoding uncharacterized protein, coding for MLSENNMLGNERLILKSAKPTQLFIKRMNDLFDELDSKYIGHKNPLKWPLKRGDVDKIARIKDHIAYFERLISMHTRKLQCFEGVILTLKSMLNLCEDIFENNSDIDFVILGKLNQDALENFFYKLRASQGVNCHPTANEVQYIVARLMSMQILRHRFKDKGSNCEDDDDVFLDWVENKHPLKVTGQILMDNDIDEDPDDKRATEDEDQVVDYPDTEIAVCENTGKRIAEEDPFEGIPDEIILEETPKRRRRLDSYIDVYPEDKRATEDEDQVADYPYKETAVCSSTGEKVVEENPFEDIPDEIFLEEIPERPGELQVQRYYTGYSMHNQFRNKINCEKCIELMSKKTIDLANTSEALIIAKNYKAQDDLRLMNPDDDFFEISRLHMKWYMEMFSISNHKPGIKKTIMDYIRSKSDRYFPFWFNKADECAEHRLQLLYFMVTTLLYKNAKWSARRVEAQLKRTKYLAKKKKHSS